The following coding sequences lie in one Oncorhynchus kisutch isolate 150728-3 linkage group LG17, Okis_V2, whole genome shotgun sequence genomic window:
- the LOC109906911 gene encoding mucin-2-like, whose product TTTAAPTTTTTTPTTTTTAPTTTTTTVPPTTTTTPTTVAHMTPTTAAPTTTEAPTITTTAAPTTTTTTEAATTTTTSAPTTTTTTPTIPTTTTTTPTTTTTTVAPMTTTTAAPTTTTVAPTTTTTAAPTTTTTTPTTTTTTPTTATTTPTTTTTTAAPTTTTVAPTNPTTAAPTTTTVAPTTTTAAPTSTTTTAAPTTTTTTPTTTTTTPTMTTTTEAPTTTTTAAPTTTTVAPTTTTTAAPTTTTTTPTTTTTAPTTTTTTVPPTTTTTAAPTTTTTTESATTTTTSAPTTTTTTATLPTTTTTTPTTTTTTAAPTTTTVAPTTTTTAAPSSTTTTEAPTITTTAAPTTTTTTEAATTSIAPTTTTTAAPTTTVAPMTTTTATPTTTTTTPTTTTTAPTTTTTTVPPSTTTTPTTTTVAPMTPTTAAPTTTTEAPMITTTAAPTTTTTTPTTTTTPTTTTTTPTTTTTTPTTTTTTPTTTPITTTTTVAPTTTTTAAPTTTTVAPTTTTTAAPTTTTTTPTTATTTPTTATTTPTTTTTTPTTTPITTTTTVAPTTTTTAAPTTTTVAPTNPTTAAPTTTTVAPTTTTAAPTSTTTTAAPTTTTVAPTTTTSAPTTTTTTPTTTTTTVAPTTTTTAAPTTTTEAPTTTTTAAPTTTPITTTTTVAPTTTTTAAPTTTTVAPTNPTTAAPTTTTVAPTTTTAAPTSTTTTAAPTTTTVAPTTTTSAPTTTTTTPTTTTTTVAPTTTTTAAPTTTTEAPTTTTTAAPTTTPTTTTTAPTTTTTTVPPTTTTTAAPTTTTVTPTTTTTAAPTTTTTTEAATTTTTSAPTTTTTTATLPTTTTTTPTTTTTTAAPSSTTTTEAATTSIAPTTTTTAAPTTTVAPMTTTTATPTTTTTTPTTAPTTTTTTLPPSTTTTPTTTTIPRPLQQNSYDNHNCSSNYNNSSSYDHHNCITYYDNHKSPTTTEAATTTTISAPTTTTTTPTTTTTTPTTTTTAAPTSTTVAPTTTTTAAPTTTTTTPTTTSTTPTTVAPTTPTTAAPTTTTVAPTTTTTPPTSTTAAASAKITTTDAPTTTSVAPMTTTTAAPTTTTTTEAGTTTTTPTTTTTTPITTTTTPITTTTTVAPTTTTTAAPTSTTVAPTTTTTAAPTTTTTTPTTTTTTPTTTTTTPTTTTAAPTTTTVAPTTPTTAASTTTTVAPTTTTTPPTSTTAAASAKITTTDTPTTTSVALMTTTTAAPTSTTKTAAPTTTTTTETATTTTTSAPTTTTTTPTTTTTTPTTTTTTPTMTTTAAQTTTTVAPTTPTTAAPTTTTEAPTTTTTTAAPTTTSVAPMTTTTAAPTSTTTNAVNTTTTTAAPTTTTLDISTTTAAAPPTTTTSAAPTTTITTEAPTMTTVAPMTTTTAAPTSTTTNAVNTTTTTAAPTTTTLDLSTTTAAAPTTTTEALTITTTPPKTITTAAPITTLASSKTTIYPTTTTTAATTSTITTAPATTSLAPTTTTTAEPTSTITTAPTSKTPAAPTSKTTAAPTLTTTAALTTSAAAHHKSCYDNQFSSYYNNHWSYHPYNCSIYYDNNCSFYEDPNCSSYDNCSSYNCSSNNCGS is encoded by the exons accacaactgcagcacctaccacgacaactacaacacctactacgacaaccacagcacctactacgacaaccacaactgtacctcctacgacaaccacaactccaacaactgtagctcatATGACCcccacaactgcagcacctacaacaactgaagctcctacgataaccacaactgcagcacctactacgacaactacaACCGAAGCTGCTACGACAACGACGACTTCAGcgcctactacaacaactacaacacctacaataccaactacgacaaccacaacacctacgacgacaaccacaactgtagctcctatgacaaccacaactgcagctccaactacaacaactgtagctcctacgaccaccacaactgcagcacctactacaacaactacaacacctactacgacaaccacaacacctACTACGGCAACCAcaacacctactacgacaaccacaactgcagctccaactacaacaactgtagctcctacgaaccccacaactgcagcacctacaacgacaactgtagctcctacgaccacaactgcagcacctacttcAACAactacaactgcagcacctactacgacaactacaacacctactacgacaaccacaacacctACTATGACAACCACAACTGAAGCTCCTAcgaccaccacaactgcagcacctactacaacaactgtagctcctacgaccaccacaactgcagcacctactacgacaactacaacacctactacgacaaccacagcacctactacgacaaccacaactgtaCCTCCTAcgaccaccacaactgcagcacctactacgacaaccacaaccgAATCTGCTACGACAACCACGACTTCAGCGCCTACTACGACAACTACAACAGCTACAttacctactacgacaaccacaacacctactacgacaaccacaactgcagctccaactacaacaactgtagctcctacgaccaccacaactgcagcacctagTTCAACAACTACAACTGAAGCTCCTAcgataaccacaactgcagcacctactacgacaactacaACTGAAGCTGCTACAACATCTATAGCTCCTAcgaccaccacaactgcagctccaactacaactgtagctcctatgaCCACCACAACTGcaacacctactacgacaactacaACACCTACCACGACAACCACAGCACcaactacgacaaccacaactgtaCCTCCTTCGACAACCACAACTccaactacaacaactgtagctcctatgacccccacaactgcagcacctacaactacaactgaagctcctatgataaccacaactgcagcacctactacgacaactacaacacctactacaaccacaacacCTACTACGACGACCAcaacacctactacgacaaccacaacacctactacgacaaccacaacacctACCACAacacctattacgacaaccacaactgtagctcctacaacaaccacaactgcagctccaactacaacaactgtagctcctacgaccaccacaacagcagcacctactacaacaactacaacacctACTACGGCAACCACAACACCTACTACGGCAACCAcaacacctactacgacaaccacaacacctACCACAacacctattacgacaaccacaactgtagctcctacaacaaccacaactgcagctccaactacaacaactgtagctcctacgaaccccacaactgcagcacctacaacgacaactgtagctcctacgaccacaactgcagcacctacttcAACAactacaactgcagcacctacaacgacaactgtagctcctacgaccACAACTTcagcacctactacgacaactacaacacctactacgacaaccacaactgtagctcctacgacaaccacaactgcagctccaaCTACAACAACTGAAGCTCCAACGACCACCACAACTGCCgcacctactacaacacctattacgacaaccacaactgtagctcctacaacaaccacaactgcagctccaactacaacaactgtagctcctacgaaccccacaactgcagcacctacaacgacaactgtagctcctacgaccacaactgcagcacctacttcAACAactacaactgcagcacctacaacgacaactgtagctcctacgaccACAACTTcagcacctactacgacaactacaacacctactacgacaaccacaactgtagctcctacgacaaccacaactgcagctccaaCTACAACAACTGAAGCTCCAACGACCACCACAACTGCCgcacctactacaacacctactacgacaaccacagcacctactacgacaaccacaactgtacctcctacgacaaccacaactgcagctccaaCTACAACAACTGTAACTCCTAcgaccaccacaactgcagcacctactacgacaaccacaaccgAAGCtgctacgacaaccacaacttcAGCGCCTACTACGACAACTACAACAGCTACAttacctactacgacaaccacaacacctactacgacaaccacaactgcagcacctagTTCAACAACTACAACTGAAGCTGCTACAACATCTATAGCTCCTAcgaccaccacaactgcagctccaactacaactgtagctcctatgaCCACCACAACTGcaacacctactacgacaactacaACACCTACCACAGCACcaactacgacaaccacaactctACCTCCTTCGACAACCACAACTccaactacaacaact ATCCCACGACCACTACAACAGAA CTCCTAtgacaaccacaactgcagctccaaCTACAACAACAGTAGCTCCTACGACCACCACAACTGCatcacctactacgacaaccacaaat cacCTACTACTACCGAAGCTGCTACGACAACCACGATTTCAGCGCCTACTACGACAACTAcaacacctactacgacaaccacaacacctactacgacaacaactgcagctccaacttcgacaactgtagctccaacgacaaccacaactgcagctccaactacgacaaccacaacacctACTACGACATCCACaactccaacaactgtagctcctactacccccacaactgcagcacctacaacgacaactgtagctcctactaCCACAACTACACCACCTACTTCGACAACCGCTGCAGCATCTGCTAAAATAACTACAACGGATGCTCCTACGACAACATCTGTAGCTCCTAtgaccactacaactgcagcacctactacaacaactacaaccgAAGCTGGTACGACAACTAcaacacctactacgacaaccacaacacctattacgacaaccacaacacctattacgacaaccacaactgtagctcctacgacaaccacaactgcagctccaacttcaacaactgtagctcctacgaccaccacaactgcagcacctactacgacaactacaacacctactacgacaactacaacacctactacgacaaccacaacacctactacgacaactgcagctccaactacaacaactgtagctccaacGACCCCCACAACTGCAGCATCTACAacgacaactgtagctcctacgaccACAACTACACCACCTACTTCGACAACCGCTGCAGCATCTGCTAAAATAACTACAACTGATACTCCTACGACAACATCTGTAGCTCTTAtgaccactacaactgcagcacctacttcGACAACTAaaactgcagcacctactacgacaactacaACCGAAACTGCTACGACAACCACGACTTCAGCGCCTACTACGACAACTAcaacacctactacgacaaccacaacacctactacgacaaccacaacacctactatgacaacaactgcagctcaaactacaacaactgtagctccaacGACCcccacaactgcagcacctacaaCGACAACTGAAGCTCCTACGACCACAACTACAACTGCAGCTCCAACTACAACATCTGTAGCTCCTAtgaccactacaactgcagcacctacttcAACAACTACAAATGCAGTTAATacaacaaccacaactgcagctcctactacaacaactttAGATATTTCGACCACAACAGCAGCAGCACCTCCTACGACAACTACAtctgcagcacctactacaacaaTTACAACTGAAGCACCTACAatgacaactgtagctcctatgaccactacaactgcagcacctacttcAACAACTACAAATGCAGTTAATacaacaaccacaactgcagctcctactacaacaactttAGATCTTTCGACCACAACAGCAGCAGCACCTACAACGACAACTGAAGCTCTTACAATAACCACAACACCTCCTAAGACCATTACAACAGCAGCACCTATAACAACTTTAGCTTCTTCGAAAACAACTATATATCCTAccaccactacaactgcagcaacTACTTCGACAATCACTACAGCTCCAGCTACAACATCTttagctcctacgaccactacaactgcagaaCCTACTTCGACAATCACTACAGCTCCTACTTCAAAAACCCCTGCAGCTCCTACTTCAaaaaccactgcagctcctactttaacaacaactgcagctcttACAAcctctgcagcagca CACCACAAAAGCTGCTATGACAATCAATTCAGCTCTTACTACAACAACCATTGGTCCTACCACCCCTACAACTGCAGCATCTACTACGACAACAACTGCAGCTTTTACGAAGACCCCAATTGCAGCTCCTAcgataactgcagctcctacaactgCAGCTCCAACAACTGCGGCTCCTAA